In a single window of the Candidatus Wallbacteria bacterium genome:
- a CDS encoding ABC transporter ATP-binding protein: MIDKVRSLKKPKLYYLKWVWNNYKPRLPMVLLLVLMTVLSTTVSVLYPIVYKYILDGLVGNLKLFEQGKLSMDAVMADRLRVIKLLLCLGVGLMISNFYPFLRGRMNLVFEMAFREKFFAEILQKNYRFFLRYRTGDIVTRLTEDLRSHQPGIAWFICSGIFRGFNSACIILFCLISMMTLSVKLALLSIVPIPFMFLFFIKLETVIESRYKKYQECMSETNDFLESAYAGIKIVKSFNAEASQADYFAGILGRRMDLQMKLIRINGLFMVYFEFMNYLGQVMVLLFGGMMVIRGEISVGTYYAFYSYLGMIVWPLLDIPTLFVTAAQSFVAIDRLDDMEEFEADHPDYLCGERKIDRIESLEFRNVGFAYPAKLESSDPKKKGFGLKSVSFEVKKGEKVAIVGKIGSGKTTVLNLFCGFLNPDSGEILINGIPVSALEKENFRSLLGYVQQEPNIFSESIRTNIDFWRNKTEQEIKGCAGIAQFHEEVEKFPGKYDELIGQRGTTLSGGQRQRLSIARALAGKPQLFLMDDVTSSLDAENEQQFWRSMSQEFPEITSLIVTHRLSTAQRADRIVVLTDGAVEAIGNHAELIEKSATYRELISK, translated from the coding sequence ATGATCGACAAGGTCAGAAGCCTCAAAAAACCCAAGCTCTATTACTTGAAATGGGTCTGGAACAATTACAAACCCAGGCTGCCCATGGTACTCCTGCTCGTGCTGATGACAGTGCTTTCCACCACAGTCAGCGTACTTTATCCGATTGTCTATAAGTACATCCTGGACGGCCTGGTCGGCAACCTGAAACTATTCGAACAGGGAAAATTGAGCATGGACGCGGTGATGGCTGACAGGCTGCGGGTGATCAAACTTTTACTGTGCTTGGGCGTAGGGCTGATGATCTCGAATTTCTATCCCTTCCTGCGTGGCCGGATGAATCTGGTATTCGAGATGGCTTTCCGCGAAAAATTCTTCGCAGAGATCCTGCAGAAGAACTACCGCTTCTTCCTGCGCTACAGGACAGGCGATATCGTGACGCGTCTCACTGAAGACCTGCGCTCGCATCAGCCGGGCATTGCCTGGTTCATCTGCTCCGGGATTTTCCGCGGCTTCAATTCAGCCTGCATCATCCTGTTCTGCCTGATCAGCATGATGACACTTTCGGTCAAGCTGGCCCTGCTTTCGATAGTCCCGATCCCCTTCATGTTCCTGTTCTTCATCAAACTCGAAACAGTGATCGAGTCCAGGTATAAAAAATACCAGGAATGCATGTCTGAAACTAATGACTTTCTGGAGTCTGCCTATGCGGGCATCAAGATCGTCAAGTCATTCAATGCAGAGGCCTCGCAGGCGGATTATTTCGCCGGTATACTCGGACGGCGGATGGACCTGCAGATGAAGCTGATCAGGATCAACGGTTTATTCATGGTCTATTTCGAGTTCATGAATTATCTGGGCCAGGTGATGGTGCTCCTGTTCGGCGGCATGATGGTGATCAGAGGCGAGATCAGCGTAGGCACCTATTACGCTTTTTACAGCTATCTGGGGATGATTGTCTGGCCCCTCCTCGACATACCGACGCTCTTCGTAACTGCAGCCCAGTCTTTTGTGGCAATCGACAGACTGGACGACATGGAGGAGTTTGAAGCAGACCACCCAGATTATCTTTGCGGTGAACGCAAGATCGACCGGATTGAATCCCTGGAATTCAGGAATGTTGGATTCGCTTATCCTGCAAAGCTTGAGAGTTCAGATCCGAAGAAAAAAGGGTTCGGGCTGAAATCAGTCAGCTTTGAGGTGAAAAAGGGTGAAAAAGTTGCGATAGTGGGAAAAATAGGCTCGGGCAAGACTACGGTACTGAATCTATTCTGCGGATTTCTGAATCCTGACTCAGGTGAAATTTTAATCAACGGAATCCCTGTATCAGCCCTGGAAAAAGAAAATTTCCGCTCCCTGCTCGGATACGTGCAGCAGGAGCCGAACATCTTTTCGGAAAGCATCAGAACAAACATCGATTTCTGGAGGAACAAGACAGAGCAGGAAATCAAAGGCTGCGCGGGAATTGCCCAGTTCCATGAAGAAGTGGAGAAATTTCCAGGAAAATATGACGAACTGATCGGGCAGCGCGGCACAACTCTGTCAGGAGGCCAGCGGCAGCGCCTGTCCATAGCCAGGGCTCTGGCCGGGAAGCCGCAGCTTTTCCTGATGGACGACGTCACCTCGAGCCTGGACGCGGAGAACGAGCAGCAGTTCTGGCGCAGCATGAGCCAGGAATTTCCAGAGATCACTTCGCTGATCGTCACGCACAGGCTTTCCACAGCCCAGCGCGCAGACAGGATCGTGGTGCTCACTGACGGCGCAGTGGAAGCGATCGGCAATCACGCCGAACTGATCGAGAAAAGCGCGACTTACAGGGAACTGATCAGCAAGTAG
- a CDS encoding NUDIX hydrolase has translation MKKMDDYIYYRQLPAKRMASGALFFDAAERFLILRPNYKKTWEIPGGVVEKDESPIQACVREVKEELDLVLDPANLPLLCLQYSIGDSIRTESLMFIFNGGFLNRKQISNLHLGSEELIESRFMTLDESKSLLSPTLWERVKNALQARRDNRVFYFETAATC, from the coding sequence ATGAAGAAAATGGACGATTACATTTATTACAGGCAGCTCCCTGCCAAACGGATGGCCTCAGGTGCCCTGTTTTTCGATGCAGCGGAGCGCTTCCTGATTCTGAGGCCGAATTATAAAAAAACCTGGGAGATTCCAGGTGGAGTGGTGGAAAAAGACGAATCACCCATCCAGGCATGCGTCAGGGAAGTGAAAGAAGAATTAGATTTAGTACTTGACCCCGCAAACCTGCCCTTGCTCTGTCTCCAGTATTCGATAGGAGACTCCATCCGCACCGAATCGCTGATGTTCATATTTAATGGAGGATTTCTCAATCGTAAACAGATCTCAAATCTTCATCTGGGCAGCGAAGAATTAATCGAGTCCAGGTTCATGACATTGGATGAATCAAAATCCTTGCTTTCCCCGACCCTATGGGAAAGAGTGAAAAATGCCCTGCAAGCCAGGCGGGACAACAGAGTGTTTTACTTCGAGACTGCAGCTACTTGCTGA
- a CDS encoding SUMF1/EgtB/PvdO family nonheme iron enzyme, with amino-acid sequence MLTSATADVSVSGSCGISGARITLWKASSIIRETTADTSGNFTFNGISPAAYALTAYKGGYFPGTMQIKATDKKLDGIEIKLSPIPEISLSNLSMCISGTAEVDHDGDGTLEAVIPGDLITARDGDICGQSVVEQSGEYGAMTIYGDDPATVSIDEGYLAGEKLNLFINGAHAAASLSFTNHATQTLSLSARGTARRISLKSGWNLVSLGLIPDSDSIETIFSGIDNMRYILGFFRNPPDKGSEGFRTYLNLPEVKSFSTLTALDPDHGYWVYMTGDDTLEVSGNRMPGNHSISLGQGWNLAGYWLESSHILPTAQNQLNTSIASIFGDTAISGEVEYIMGFYRFPPDAGMEGFRTFMNNSALNFSTLRELTPNMGYWIYLKNEGLLQYVPAIASLNPPHWISASDASFTDRVRVTWGTVVDAACYQVFRADSITGAYSAVSSQIAETAYEDSGVSAGVLYYYKVMSVNNTGEASQLSACDSGYSALSGDNNTPFITSVEVLGDSGEITFFYTLFDPDNDTCSVQVFYSLDDGYSYTRSANISGTLTGITPGIGAVTWSSRSDITGNHTRVRIKIVPDDGLKVGLAGESGMFKVKNGDLASLALQPSVILLDKGYKYDLSYIRVLAEYTVGSSTEVNSEIWSLTSGGGTIEGKLYSVPLDTGSVILTASYTEGTVTRTAELLVTVKDLHNTGECITVSLTGEVSMEFVRIPSGSLTMGSPENEPLRDTDEVQHTVSITKDFYLGKYEVTQAQWQAVTGSNPSHFSGNPNYPVEQVSWADCQDFIKLLNDKGKATFRLPYEAEWEYACRAGTVTPYYWGDYIDGNHMWYFGMSSGHTHDVGQKLPNPWGLYDMSGNVWEWCNDWYGDYTASPAVDPAGSESGPAHVLRGGSWLSFSQYCRSASRVYFNPDYHMTMHLGLRLVAEADSIVTMNSLKLDPAVINLDAGQAFDLSLIRTFAAYSDGSSAEVYGEIWSLSSGGGTIQNNVYTASTDAGIVVLNARYTEGGVTETAELRITVWAIPVTGECITLPLTGEVTMDFVWIPAGSFTMGSPPDEPDREPDEGPQHTVNITKGFYLGKYEVAQYQWRAVTGSNPSNAQGADYPDSDFYPLEGITWDDCQSFAAALNGRGTGTFRLPTEAEWEYACRAGTTTTYYWGSTIEDAYFWYQGNSGGTFHEVGMKLPNAWGLYDMIGGIDELCQDWYNQDYYCISPADDPPGAAPDFYHALRGGSFCTPVNYCRSAKRFYDDIIDWYWYNGLRLAVNREARWKQVTPEIRTVSSISLCPGVITLNSGDSYDLGKITVTAHYLNTAQSTATGEVWSKSSGCGTIEHNVYTAPADTGSVVLTASYTEGGSTVSTDLRITVRNIPSTGETMSVNLTGVLSMDFVWVPAGSFVMGSPDTELGRHSDEGPRHTVNISKGFWLGKYEVTQDQWQEVVPMDNPSHCQGAGYPNSGVRPVEVVSFSFCQYFIEMLNRRGIGTFRLPTEAEWEYACRAGTQTAYYWGDTADVNCMWYEANSGGESHAVGLLQPNAWGLHDMPGNVWEWCSDLYGPYSDEEEDDPAGPSSGSEYVYRGSGYDSYSTYSRSATRGHSPDQGAGFYNGVRLVVGP; translated from the coding sequence ATGCTAACTTCCGCGACTGCTGATGTGTCTGTTTCAGGATCCTGCGGCATTTCCGGAGCAAGAATCACGCTCTGGAAAGCGAGTTCAATCATCAGGGAAACGACAGCTGATACCAGCGGGAATTTTACTTTTAACGGTATTTCCCCGGCTGCTTATGCACTGACTGCATATAAAGGAGGGTATTTTCCTGGAACGATGCAGATCAAAGCAACAGATAAAAAGCTGGACGGCATTGAGATCAAATTATCCCCGATTCCTGAAATCAGTCTGTCGAATCTCAGTATGTGTATTTCCGGTACTGCAGAAGTGGATCATGACGGGGACGGCACGCTGGAAGCCGTAATCCCTGGTGACCTTATTACAGCCAGAGATGGTGATATCTGCGGACAGTCAGTCGTTGAACAATCGGGAGAATATGGTGCAATGACGATTTATGGAGATGATCCCGCGACTGTTTCGATAGACGAAGGATACCTGGCCGGTGAAAAATTGAATCTGTTTATTAATGGAGCGCATGCTGCAGCCAGTCTCAGTTTCACTAATCATGCAACACAGACCTTGAGTCTTTCTGCCAGAGGAACTGCCAGGCGGATATCTTTGAAATCAGGCTGGAATCTGGTGAGCCTGGGATTGATTCCGGATTCTGATTCAATCGAAACTATTTTTTCCGGCATTGACAATATGAGATACATTTTGGGTTTTTTCCGCAATCCTCCAGACAAAGGAAGCGAAGGATTCAGAACCTATCTGAATCTGCCGGAAGTGAAATCCTTCAGCACTTTGACAGCTCTTGATCCTGATCATGGCTACTGGGTTTACATGACCGGTGACGATACGCTGGAGGTGAGCGGTAACAGAATGCCTGGTAACCATTCGATTTCGCTTGGCCAGGGGTGGAATCTGGCCGGTTACTGGCTGGAGTCCTCACACATCCTGCCGACAGCTCAGAATCAGCTGAACACTTCTATTGCTTCCATCTTTGGCGATACAGCCATCAGTGGAGAAGTGGAGTACATCATGGGATTCTATCGGTTTCCGCCTGATGCCGGAATGGAAGGATTCCGCACTTTTATGAACAACAGTGCTCTAAACTTCAGCACACTGAGGGAATTAACCCCGAACATGGGCTACTGGATATATCTAAAGAACGAAGGCCTGCTGCAGTATGTTCCTGCCATCGCCTCTCTGAATCCACCGCACTGGATATCTGCCAGCGATGCTTCCTTCACTGACAGAGTGAGAGTGACCTGGGGCACTGTCGTTGATGCAGCTTGTTATCAGGTTTTCCGTGCTGATTCGATTACAGGTGCATATTCGGCCGTTTCGTCTCAAATAGCTGAAACTGCCTATGAAGATTCAGGAGTGTCGGCCGGGGTTTTGTATTACTACAAGGTCATGTCGGTAAACAATACTGGCGAGGCAAGTCAACTCAGCGCTTGCGATTCAGGATACTCAGCTTTATCCGGTGACAATAACACCCCTTTTATTACGAGCGTGGAAGTTCTTGGTGATTCTGGTGAAATCACTTTTTTCTACACTTTGTTTGACCCGGACAATGATACCTGCAGCGTGCAGGTCTTTTACTCTCTTGATGATGGTTACAGCTACACCAGATCAGCGAATATCAGCGGGACACTTACCGGAATCACTCCAGGTATCGGAGCTGTTACCTGGAGTTCCAGATCAGACATCACAGGGAATCACACCAGAGTCAGGATTAAAATAGTCCCTGACGATGGATTGAAAGTCGGCCTGGCTGGAGAATCGGGCATGTTTAAAGTGAAAAATGGAGATCTGGCTTCTCTTGCACTCCAGCCGTCAGTAATTCTTCTGGATAAAGGCTATAAATATGATCTTTCCTACATCAGAGTCTTGGCAGAGTATACGGTTGGCAGCAGCACGGAGGTCAATAGTGAAATCTGGAGTCTGACCTCAGGCGGCGGAACAATTGAAGGCAAATTATATTCAGTTCCACTGGATACAGGCAGTGTGATTCTGACTGCAAGTTACACGGAAGGCACAGTGACCAGGACTGCTGAGCTTTTAGTGACAGTAAAGGACCTGCATAACACCGGGGAATGCATTACTGTTTCACTGACCGGAGAGGTGAGCATGGAGTTTGTCAGGATCCCGTCCGGCAGCCTTACCATGGGCAGCCCTGAGAATGAGCCACTTCGGGATACCGATGAAGTGCAGCACACAGTAAGCATCACAAAGGATTTTTATCTTGGAAAATACGAGGTTACCCAGGCTCAGTGGCAGGCAGTGACTGGCAGCAATCCAAGCCATTTTTCCGGTAATCCCAATTATCCGGTGGAGCAGGTTTCCTGGGCAGACTGCCAGGATTTCATCAAACTGCTGAATGATAAGGGCAAAGCCACTTTCCGGCTTCCCTATGAAGCAGAGTGGGAATATGCCTGCCGGGCTGGGACTGTGACGCCATATTACTGGGGAGACTACATTGATGGAAATCACATGTGGTATTTCGGCATGAGCAGTGGACATACACATGACGTGGGTCAGAAACTCCCTAATCCCTGGGGTCTGTATGACATGAGCGGAAATGTCTGGGAATGGTGCAACGACTGGTATGGAGATTATACAGCTTCTCCTGCAGTCGACCCTGCCGGATCGGAATCCGGCCCTGCCCATGTCCTGCGGGGAGGCTCGTGGCTCAGTTTCTCCCAGTACTGCAGATCAGCTTCCCGCGTCTATTTCAATCCTGATTATCATATGACCATGCATCTCGGATTGAGGCTGGTGGCTGAAGCAGATTCAATAGTGACAATGAATTCACTGAAGCTTGATCCGGCAGTGATCAACCTGGATGCCGGGCAGGCGTTTGATCTGTCTCTGATCAGGACATTTGCAGCATATTCGGACGGCAGCAGCGCAGAAGTCTACGGGGAAATCTGGAGTCTGTCCTCAGGCGGAGGTACGATTCAAAACAACGTCTATACCGCTTCAACTGATGCCGGCATTGTGGTCCTGAACGCGAGATACACTGAAGGAGGGGTGACTGAAACTGCTGAGTTGAGAATTACAGTGTGGGCCATCCCTGTCACAGGAGAATGCATTACCCTGCCCCTGACCGGAGAAGTGACTATGGACTTCGTCTGGATCCCTGCCGGCAGTTTTACGATGGGCAGTCCGCCTGATGAACCGGACAGGGAACCTGACGAAGGCCCGCAGCATACCGTGAACATCACAAAAGGCTTTTATCTTGGAAAATATGAAGTGGCACAGTATCAATGGAGGGCAGTGACAGGAAGCAATCCCAGCAATGCCCAAGGGGCTGATTACCCAGACTCGGATTTTTACCCTCTTGAAGGCATTACCTGGGATGATTGCCAGTCTTTCGCTGCAGCTCTGAACGGCAGGGGAACCGGCACATTCCGGCTGCCGACAGAAGCGGAATGGGAATACGCCTGCAGGGCAGGTACCACTACGACATATTACTGGGGCAGCACGATCGAGGATGCATACTTCTGGTATCAAGGGAACAGCGGGGGCACCTTCCATGAGGTGGGAATGAAACTCCCCAATGCCTGGGGCCTGTATGACATGATCGGTGGCATCGATGAGCTGTGCCAGGACTGGTATAATCAGGATTATTACTGCATCTCTCCGGCAGACGATCCACCCGGAGCAGCGCCTGATTTCTACCATGCCCTGAGGGGAGGGTCGTTCTGCACTCCGGTCAATTATTGCCGCTCTGCGAAGCGTTTCTACGACGACATCATCGACTGGTACTGGTACAACGGGCTGCGGCTGGCAGTGAATCGCGAAGCCAGATGGAAGCAGGTGACCCCGGAAATAAGGACAGTTTCCAGCATCAGCCTCTGTCCCGGTGTAATCACACTGAACTCCGGCGACTCATATGATCTGGGAAAAATCACAGTGACAGCGCATTATCTGAACACAGCGCAATCCACCGCTACCGGCGAAGTCTGGAGCAAAAGTTCAGGCTGCGGTACGATCGAGCACAATGTCTATACAGCTCCGGCTGATACCGGAAGCGTCGTCCTGACAGCGAGCTACACGGAAGGCGGCTCGACAGTGAGTACGGATCTGAGAATTACCGTCCGGAACATACCTTCAACCGGGGAGACGATGAGTGTGAATCTGACTGGTGTGCTGTCAATGGATTTCGTCTGGGTACCTGCGGGCAGCTTTGTGATGGGCAGCCCGGATACTGAGCTGGGCCGGCATTCGGACGAAGGTCCGCGGCATACCGTGAACATCAGTAAAGGATTCTGGCTGGGTAAATATGAAGTGACTCAGGACCAGTGGCAGGAAGTGGTCCCCATGGACAACCCAAGCCACTGCCAGGGAGCCGGTTATCCGAATTCCGGCGTCAGACCGGTCGAGGTGGTGTCCTTTAGTTTCTGCCAGTACTTCATTGAAATGCTGAATCGCAGGGGTATTGGTACATTCAGATTGCCCACTGAGGCGGAATGGGAATACGCCTGCCGCGCAGGTACACAGACAGCTTATTATTGGGGGGATACTGCTGATGTGAACTGCATGTGGTATGAAGCCAACAGCGGCGGCGAGTCTCATGCTGTGGGCCTGTTGCAGCCTAATGCCTGGGGGCTTCATGACATGCCGGGTAATGTCTGGGAATGGTGCAGCGACTTGTACGGGCCGTATTCAGACGAGGAAGAAGATGACCCGGCAGGGCCGTCTTCAGGCTCAGAATATGTTTATCGGGGTAGTGGTTATGACTCATACAGCACATACAGCCGGTCCGCAACTCGAGGCCACTCTCCAGATCAGGGAGCCGGCTTTTACAACGGGGTACGCCTGGTAGTCGGCCCTTAA
- a CDS encoding HD domain-containing protein, which yields MFKIPIHGNEKLQKIYDIAAADIELQTYWEAANVVAIDRLHLNDHGRVHVTIVTNIAMKLLRMLHENGVQTSIEKDHGLTYQDSEVVLFLACILHDIGHIVHRDHHSFFGAAMAPMFLERMITGLYPPEHKARIIADVCHAIFTHREEAVPLTIEAGALRVADALDMKRGRARISFSEIGSTSIHTVSAYAIKEVSIEKGDEKPIKIKILMANSSGIFQIDSLLKHKLKNSGIEQWVEVYAFIEGEVEEKIINIVRY from the coding sequence ATGTTCAAAATCCCAATCCACGGCAATGAGAAACTCCAGAAAATCTACGATATCGCAGCTGCAGACATTGAGCTTCAGACTTACTGGGAAGCCGCAAATGTGGTAGCCATAGACCGGCTGCACCTGAATGACCATGGCAGAGTACATGTCACCATAGTCACAAACATCGCCATGAAGCTGCTGAGAATGCTGCACGAAAACGGCGTCCAGACCAGTATTGAGAAAGACCATGGTCTGACTTATCAGGACTCAGAGGTTGTGCTGTTTCTCGCCTGCATTCTCCATGATATCGGGCACATCGTCCATAGAGATCATCATTCCTTCTTCGGAGCTGCGATGGCTCCGATGTTTCTGGAACGCATGATCACAGGACTTTATCCGCCTGAACATAAAGCCAGGATCATCGCAGACGTCTGTCACGCGATTTTCACACACCGCGAAGAGGCAGTTCCTCTGACCATTGAAGCCGGCGCGCTGCGGGTTGCCGACGCTCTGGACATGAAACGCGGCAGAGCCAGAATCTCCTTCTCTGAGATCGGTTCCACCTCTATCCACACGGTTTCCGCATACGCCATCAAGGAAGTTTCCATCGAAAAAGGCGACGAAAAACCGATCAAGATCAAGATCCTGATGGCCAATTCTTCAGGCATTTTCCAGATCGACAGTTTGTTGAAGCATAAGCTCAAGAACAGCGGCATCGAACAATGGGTAGAAGTTTACGCCTTCATTGAAGGCGAAGTGGAAGAAAAGATCATCAACATTGTCAGGTATTAA
- a CDS encoding ABC transporter ATP-binding protein, producing MGKSGPSFFRRLLPYFAMQKKRLLISLFTVTIITGVHLIRPFILRWIIDKYIPAGDIHGAVVCGLFFILCLAVGAGMSYLQVVVLARAGAEIIRTLKHRVFTHVVSQGMRFFDKNQTGKLLSRTESDVDKLEALFTNMTGMLISTGFMLFGIVGVIFWEQPVLGIWILFLAPVLIVLFYIYLSYMVKLFTRVREKNAELTGYIAEYVQGVPLLQLYSKKDVAGRLLMDKQKDKYDLEVKSQFLEYGIFWACFDMISEVLVLIGLFAYSLKRIYAGQMSVGTMVMYLELMRQFFGPLRGLMHTLSQLQSSVAAGRRLFDLLDNPPDVIDDLTCGDKIKLTDRIDFQNVTFAYDKEAVLKNVNFSVKKGEHIAIVGASGSGKTTCINLLLRFYDSQSGTITIDGQDHRKFQLCELRRDISLVLQEIYLFPGTIMENLRFFDQSLPEERVIDAAKLLGAHEFIMKKPDGYKTYLSERGGNLSQGERQLLSFTRALVKDPDILILDEATSSVDVITEHFLQESLKKLMEGRTAIIIAHRLSTVKSADKILVFENGGIVESGRHDELMGKDGVYRRLSLIQAVEGQ from the coding sequence ATGGGTAAAAGCGGTCCGAGTTTTTTCAGAAGATTATTACCTTATTTCGCCATGCAGAAAAAAAGGCTCCTGATTTCACTGTTCACTGTCACCATCATTACTGGAGTTCATTTGATCAGACCCTTCATTTTGCGCTGGATCATCGATAAATACATTCCTGCCGGAGATATCCATGGCGCGGTTGTCTGCGGGCTCTTTTTCATCCTCTGCCTCGCTGTCGGAGCCGGAATGAGCTATCTGCAGGTTGTAGTGCTGGCGCGGGCCGGGGCCGAGATCATCCGCACTCTCAAGCACAGAGTGTTCACGCATGTCGTCTCCCAGGGCATGCGCTTTTTCGATAAGAACCAGACCGGCAAACTCCTCTCGCGCACAGAATCCGACGTGGACAAGCTGGAAGCCCTGTTCACCAATATGACGGGCATGCTGATCTCCACGGGATTCATGCTGTTTGGAATTGTCGGAGTGATTTTCTGGGAACAGCCTGTACTCGGCATCTGGATTCTGTTCCTCGCACCAGTTCTGATCGTTCTCTTTTATATCTACCTGTCCTACATGGTGAAGCTTTTCACCAGAGTCAGGGAAAAGAACGCTGAACTTACCGGTTACATCGCGGAATATGTGCAGGGCGTGCCGCTTCTTCAGCTTTACTCGAAAAAAGATGTGGCAGGCAGACTGCTCATGGATAAACAGAAGGACAAATATGATCTGGAAGTCAAATCCCAGTTTCTGGAATACGGGATTTTCTGGGCCTGCTTCGACATGATCTCAGAAGTACTGGTGCTGATCGGGCTGTTCGCATACAGCCTGAAGAGAATATACGCCGGGCAGATGAGCGTGGGCACAATGGTCATGTATCTGGAACTGATGCGGCAGTTCTTCGGTCCGCTCAGGGGCCTGATGCACACCTTGTCCCAGCTCCAGAGCAGCGTGGCCGCAGGCAGAAGGCTTTTCGACCTGCTGGACAATCCGCCGGACGTGATCGATGATCTTACATGCGGCGATAAAATCAAGCTCACCGACCGCATCGACTTTCAGAACGTCACCTTCGCCTATGACAAGGAAGCAGTGCTGAAAAACGTAAATTTTTCAGTCAAAAAAGGTGAACACATCGCGATTGTAGGGGCATCTGGTTCAGGCAAGACTACCTGCATCAACCTGCTGCTGCGCTTCTACGACAGTCAAAGCGGCACCATCACCATCGACGGGCAGGATCACAGAAAATTCCAACTCTGCGAGCTCAGGCGTGACATCAGCCTCGTATTGCAGGAGATCTACCTCTTCCCAGGCACGATCATGGAAAACCTCAGATTTTTCGATCAGTCACTGCCTGAAGAACGTGTGATTGATGCTGCCAAGCTTCTCGGAGCTCATGAATTCATCATGAAAAAGCCGGACGGCTATAAGACATATCTTTCTGAGCGCGGCGGAAATCTTTCCCAGGGAGAGCGCCAGCTTTTGTCTTTCACCAGAGCCCTTGTCAAGGACCCTGACATCTTGATTCTGGATGAAGCCACTTCGTCTGTGGACGTGATCACAGAGCATTTCCTCCAGGAGTCGCTCAAAAAACTCATGGAAGGCCGCACAGCCATAATCATTGCCCATCGGCTTTCCACAGTGAAGAGCGCTGACAAGATCCTGGTGTTCGAAAACGGCGGGATTGTGGAATCAGGCAGGCATGACGAACTGATGGGAAAAGACGGCGTATACCGCAGACTCTCCCTGATCCAGGCTGTGGAGGGTCAATGA